In the Lascolabacillus massiliensis genome, one interval contains:
- the lptE gene encoding LPS assembly lipoprotein LptE, with protein sequence MKSIKYISLLLLIFVVSSCRISYSFRTASIDYDLTKTLTIGRFINQAPLVYPPLEQRFNESMIDMFTRNTKLQLVDQNGDMEIEGEIVGYQLTPLAVQEDAFASETRLTMTVRMRFRNNKTDAPQMEETISANRTFSSNTVFDSVQDQLINELIDEIVDQIFNATMANW encoded by the coding sequence ATGAAGAGTATAAAATATATTTCTTTGTTATTGCTGATCTTTGTGGTTAGCTCATGTCGTATTTCCTATTCTTTCAGGACTGCATCCATTGATTATGATCTTACAAAGACATTGACTATTGGACGCTTTATAAATCAGGCTCCTTTAGTCTATCCTCCTCTCGAACAAAGATTTAATGAATCAATGATTGATATGTTTACCCGTAACACCAAACTACAACTGGTTGATCAGAATGGTGATATGGAAATTGAGGGAGAAATTGTAGGTTATCAGTTAACACCATTAGCAGTTCAGGAAGATGCATTTGCTTCAGAGACACGATTAACTATGACTGTTAGAATGAGGTTTCGCAATAATAAAACAGATGCACCTCAAATGGAAGAGACTATTTCTGCAAACCGTACTTTCTCTAGTAATACAGTATTCGACTCAGTTCAAGATCAATTGATTAATGAACTTATTGATGAAATTGTAGATCAGATATTCAATGCTACGATGGCTAACTGGTAA
- the secG gene encoding preprotein translocase subunit SecG, which produces MYIFITILILLASILMIFAVLVQKSKGGGLASGFSSSNQIMGVRKTTDFLEKFTWTLAAIVILLSILTAKYTASSSALPQSQVEVQQPAPLSPSTAPDVTPVTPFQAQPTETPTE; this is translated from the coding sequence ATGTATATTTTTATCACCATTCTGATATTGCTAGCTTCGATACTGATGATTTTTGCTGTATTAGTTCAAAAATCAAAGGGTGGTGGTTTAGCAAGCGGTTTTTCTTCATCCAACCAAATTATGGGAGTAAGAAAGACTACAGATTTCCTTGAAAAATTCACTTGGACATTAGCCGCTATTGTGATTTTACTAAGCATCCTGACTGCTAAATACACAGCTTCAAGCTCTGCTCTGCCACAGTCACAGGTTGAAGTTCAACAACCTGCACCACTTAGTCCATCAACTGCGCCTGATGTTACACCTGTAACTCCATTTCAAGCTCAGCCTACAGAAACTCCTACAGAGTAA
- a CDS encoding DUF721 domain-containing protein, with product MQKKNSQPISKAMSDFFSANSELKMKLAEYRAVNGWNEVLGEGVSKYTRNVYFRRNILYVQLSSAVLRAELLMNKKGLIDKINEYAESPVVKDIVLR from the coding sequence ATGCAAAAGAAAAATAGTCAGCCTATTTCCAAGGCAATGTCTGACTTTTTTAGTGCAAACAGCGAACTAAAGATGAAGCTGGCAGAATATCGTGCAGTAAATGGATGGAATGAAGTCCTTGGAGAGGGTGTATCCAAATACACTAGGAATGTTTATTTTAGAAGAAATATATTATACGTACAACTATCATCGGCAGTTTTACGTGCCGAACTACTCATGAACAAGAAGGGGTTGATTGATAAAATAAATGAATATGCTGAGTCCCCTGTTGTAAAAGATATTGTTTTGCGTTAA